From Candidatus Pedobacter colombiensis, one genomic window encodes:
- the ricT gene encoding regulatory iron-sulfur-containing complex subunit RicT — translation MGCGSCSTGGGCAPAGCKSNGSCLTGGCGKMEVYDWLSNLDMPSNYKPFQVIEVKFKGARKEFFVNTDNIYLEIGELVAVEGPTGGYDIGHVSLTGELVRIQMKRRKTAVDQVTRKIYRKATEADVEKWKVAKAMEWETMHKARTLALDLRLSMKISDVDYQGDKTKATFFYTAEGRVDFRELIKKMAETFRIRIEMRQIGMRQEAGRLGGIGSCGRELCCSTWLTNFKTVSTAAARYQNLSLNTLKLAGQCGKLKCCLNYELDTYLDALKDIPDRVDSLLTEIGVARHQKTDIFKKLMWFSYPNTEDWIPLKVDRVKEIMAMNKRGQKPNNLKEEAVELIPTSVIDKTPDYENVVGQDSLTRLDDKPRNKGNRNNRNNNQNRNKNNAERPDRQDRGAKQSQQVKNKPDGGKKEHAPGQGQGKGQQPKAKAAVAQEGQSNVVSSIEGQPVVKRNNRNRNNNRRKKPTDKPKNE, via the coding sequence ATGGGATGTGGAAGTTGTTCTACAGGTGGCGGTTGCGCCCCCGCAGGCTGCAAAAGTAATGGCTCATGTCTTACTGGCGGATGCGGAAAAATGGAAGTTTACGATTGGCTGTCGAATTTGGACATGCCCTCAAATTATAAGCCTTTTCAGGTCATAGAAGTTAAATTTAAAGGTGCAAGGAAAGAATTCTTTGTAAATACTGATAACATTTACCTTGAAATTGGCGAGCTTGTAGCGGTTGAAGGACCAACGGGTGGCTACGATATTGGTCACGTATCTCTCACCGGAGAATTGGTAAGAATTCAAATGAAGCGCAGAAAAACTGCGGTAGATCAAGTAACGCGAAAAATTTACAGAAAGGCCACAGAGGCTGATGTAGAGAAGTGGAAAGTTGCGAAGGCAATGGAATGGGAAACCATGCATAAGGCGCGTACACTGGCTTTGGATTTGCGATTGTCTATGAAAATTAGCGATGTCGATTACCAGGGTGATAAGACAAAAGCAACTTTCTTTTACACTGCAGAAGGTAGGGTAGATTTTAGAGAGTTGATTAAAAAGATGGCCGAAACTTTCCGGATCAGAATAGAAATGCGCCAGATTGGGATGCGTCAGGAAGCTGGTAGATTGGGTGGAATTGGATCATGTGGAAGGGAATTGTGCTGCTCTACCTGGTTAACGAACTTTAAAACGGTGTCTACTGCTGCGGCAAGGTATCAGAATTTATCCTTAAATACGTTAAAACTTGCCGGACAGTGTGGTAAGCTGAAATGCTGCTTAAATTACGAGCTGGATACTTATTTGGATGCGCTTAAGGATATTCCTGACCGTGTGGATAGCTTACTGACCGAAATTGGGGTCGCCAGACATCAAAAGACAGATATATTTAAGAAGTTAATGTGGTTTAGTTATCCGAATACGGAAGACTGGATCCCTTTAAAAGTTGACCGTGTGAAAGAAATCATGGCGATGAACAAAAGGGGACAGAAGCCTAATAACCTTAAAGAAGAGGCTGTTGAGTTGATTCCTACATCTGTAATTGATAAAACCCCGGATTATGAAAATGTGGTTGGACAAGATAGTTTAACACGTTTGGATGATAAACCGAGAAATAAAGGCAATAGAAATAACCGGAACAACAATCAGAACCGGAATAAAAACAATGCAGAGCGTCCGGATAGACAAGACAGGGGGGCGAAACAGTCACAGCAGGTAAAAAATAAGCCTGATGGAGGCAAGAAAGAGCATGCTCCGGGACAAGGTCAAGGCAAAGGGCAGCAACCCAAAGCTAAAGCCGCTGTTGCGCAGGAAGGACAATCTAATGTTGTGTCGTCTATTGAGGGACAGCCTGTTGTTAAAAGAAATAATCGAAATAGGAATAATAACCGCAGAAAAAAGCCAACGGATAAGCCTAAAAATGAATAA
- the murF gene encoding UDP-N-acetylmuramoyl-tripeptide--D-alanyl-D-alanine ligase, with product MATINSLYQHFLQHPIVCTDTRSITDGCLFFALKGDKFDANTFAAQAISQGAAYAIIDDENYQTDDRCILVPNVLTALQDLAKHHRNQLTIPVIGLTGSNGKTTTKELIRAVLAQKYTTFATKGNLNNHIGVPLSILSLTPQTEIAVIEMGANHQKEIEFLCDIAQPTHGLITNIGMAHLDGFGGFEGVKKGKAELFAYLKNHEGIAFINRNNPYLLEMSGKAMLNKVIYYGTEANNAISGKLIKSDPFIELSWTSKSESFQTEIHLTGAYNFENILAAICIAQFFEVSPDQINAGLSGYQPNNNRSQITKTATNTVICDFYNANPSSMAAALKNIELLSSDNKAVIIGDMFELGQESPEQHKIIIEQAEKLKTNTLIFIGHHFYDAKQSHKGHFFETPDEAATFLKEHPINNNLILLKGSRGMALEQLLPLL from the coding sequence ATGGCCACGATAAACTCCTTGTATCAACACTTTCTTCAGCATCCAATTGTATGTACAGATACCAGGAGTATTACAGATGGCTGTCTGTTTTTTGCACTTAAAGGCGATAAATTTGATGCGAATACATTTGCAGCACAAGCCATAAGTCAAGGTGCGGCTTATGCCATTATTGATGATGAAAACTACCAAACAGATGATCGCTGCATATTGGTACCTAATGTTTTAACCGCACTGCAGGATTTAGCCAAACACCATCGCAACCAGCTTACTATCCCTGTTATCGGCTTAACAGGAAGCAATGGCAAAACCACAACCAAAGAGTTGATCAGAGCCGTGCTTGCTCAGAAATATACCACCTTTGCCACCAAAGGAAACCTGAACAATCATATTGGTGTTCCACTGTCCATCCTCTCTCTTACTCCTCAAACCGAGATCGCGGTAATAGAGATGGGCGCCAACCATCAAAAGGAAATAGAATTTTTATGCGATATAGCGCAACCGACCCACGGCCTCATCACCAATATTGGCATGGCCCATTTGGATGGATTTGGAGGCTTTGAAGGCGTAAAAAAAGGAAAAGCAGAGTTATTTGCTTATCTAAAAAACCATGAGGGTATTGCTTTCATTAACAGAAATAACCCTTATTTATTAGAAATGAGCGGAAAGGCAATGTTAAACAAGGTGATCTATTATGGCACAGAAGCTAACAATGCTATATCCGGAAAGTTAATCAAATCTGATCCTTTTATTGAACTTTCCTGGACAAGTAAATCCGAGTCGTTCCAAACAGAAATACATTTAACCGGTGCTTATAACTTTGAAAATATACTTGCGGCAATATGTATTGCACAGTTCTTTGAAGTCAGTCCGGATCAGATTAATGCAGGATTATCGGGATACCAGCCAAACAATAACCGCTCTCAAATCACAAAAACGGCAACGAATACGGTTATCTGCGATTTTTACAATGCCAATCCAAGCAGTATGGCTGCTGCACTGAAAAATATTGAACTTTTAAGTAGCGACAATAAAGCCGTCATTATCGGCGATATGTTTGAACTAGGACAAGAATCTCCGGAACAGCACAAAATTATCATTGAGCAGGCAGAAAAACTAAAGACAAACACGTTAATCTTTATAGGCCATCATTTTTACGATGCCAAACAGTCCCACAAAGGACACTTCTTCGAAACACCTGATGAGGCTGCGACCTTCTTAAAGGAGCATCCAATAAACAATAACCTTATCCTATTAAAAGGATCACGTGGAATGGCATTAGAGCAGCTATTACCGCTGCTTTAA
- a CDS encoding M14 family metallopeptidase, translated as MKYFLVPFLFLLLGLNAVNAQVKSPDEFLGYALGSRFTPHEKVLDYFKYLGKMGRNVKIVSYGKSYEGKELLVGIVSAKENMDKLEQIRTNNLILSKGQKIVAKTVKQPAILWLSYNVHGNEASPTETAIKMMYVLAEAKASSIQEWLKSTVVIIDPCLNPDGRERYLSYFNSVAGTKPNPNPMAREHLEPWPGGRLNHYYFDLNRDWAWQSQIETQQRLVLYHGWMPEVHVDFHEQNYNEPYYFAPAAEPIHQDITAWQKEFQIMVGKNNAKNFDEKGWKYFTKEQFDLLYPSYGDTYPLYNGAVGMTYEQGGIGAGLSVVTIDGDTLTLKDRIDHHFTAGMATLETVSKNADRLVDEFRKYFEKAIVNPPGAFRSYVVKGQNLGKLKRLAALLKKNNVDFAFGGNAAAEGYSYETRKIEQFKVERNDLIVNLDQPGAILANVLFEPQTSVNDSNTYDITAWALPYAYGLTAYAAKELIKGKYQFIEEPSRTLANGQKPYAWLLPWNSVDDAKVLIALQKAGIKVRMAEEGFAVGGVSYPIGSLLVYRAENEKTVKELSTKISEIQKTLKSYFYAVNGGSVDKGKDFGSSVYPVLPIPKVAVVASSEASAQSLGEVWHFFEQELGYSTTMINLDDVSNLDINKVNTLIFPDGTYGDNINQKVQDWVKTGGKLILMEDAILRVAGKKPFDIQKKEYFKDEIYVDGASKYQNRKQINLSNAIPGAIFKVELDRSHPISAGLGNCYYTLKTDDRLYEFLNRGWNTGVLKSGSYVAGIAGEGVLKKLGNGMLFGVQPEGKGVIIYLGSSVLFRSFWENGKLMFVNSVFLVN; from the coding sequence ATGAAATACTTTCTGGTTCCGTTTCTGTTTTTATTGTTGGGGTTGAATGCGGTAAATGCTCAGGTAAAATCGCCCGATGAGTTTTTGGGTTACGCCTTAGGAAGTAGGTTTACTCCACATGAAAAAGTACTGGATTATTTTAAATATCTAGGCAAAATGGGCCGGAACGTAAAGATTGTAAGTTATGGAAAGAGCTATGAGGGGAAAGAGCTACTTGTTGGCATTGTGTCTGCAAAAGAAAACATGGATAAGCTGGAGCAGATCAGAACCAATAACCTGATTTTAAGTAAAGGACAAAAAATAGTGGCTAAGACGGTTAAGCAACCTGCTATATTGTGGTTAAGCTATAACGTACATGGCAATGAGGCTAGTCCTACGGAAACGGCGATAAAAATGATGTACGTGCTTGCAGAGGCGAAAGCATCAAGTATTCAGGAATGGTTGAAGAGTACAGTAGTCATTATTGATCCATGTTTAAACCCGGATGGCAGGGAGCGATATTTAAGTTATTTTAATAGTGTTGCAGGTACAAAGCCCAATCCTAACCCAATGGCAAGGGAACATTTGGAGCCCTGGCCTGGAGGGCGGTTAAATCATTATTATTTTGACTTAAACCGGGACTGGGCCTGGCAGTCGCAAATTGAAACACAGCAACGATTGGTTTTATATCATGGCTGGATGCCTGAAGTGCACGTTGATTTCCATGAGCAAAACTACAACGAACCCTATTATTTTGCTCCTGCAGCAGAACCTATCCATCAGGACATAACAGCCTGGCAAAAAGAGTTTCAGATCATGGTAGGGAAAAACAATGCCAAAAATTTTGATGAGAAAGGCTGGAAATATTTTACAAAGGAGCAGTTTGATCTGTTATACCCTTCTTATGGGGATACTTATCCTTTATATAATGGGGCAGTTGGGATGACTTATGAGCAAGGAGGAATAGGCGCCGGACTCTCGGTGGTTACGATTGATGGAGATACGCTAACCTTAAAAGACCGGATTGATCATCATTTTACTGCTGGGATGGCTACATTGGAAACAGTGTCGAAAAATGCGGATCGGTTGGTGGATGAGTTTAGGAAGTATTTTGAAAAAGCGATTGTTAACCCACCCGGCGCTTTTAGAAGTTATGTGGTAAAAGGGCAGAATTTGGGCAAACTAAAGCGTTTGGCTGCACTATTAAAGAAAAACAATGTTGACTTTGCTTTTGGGGGAAATGCTGCTGCAGAAGGTTATAGTTATGAAACAAGAAAAATAGAGCAGTTTAAGGTGGAGCGGAATGATTTGATTGTAAACCTGGACCAGCCAGGGGCGATATTGGCGAATGTCCTTTTTGAACCTCAAACATCGGTAAATGACTCGAATACTTACGATATTACAGCCTGGGCTTTGCCATACGCTTATGGTCTGACTGCGTACGCAGCTAAAGAACTCATAAAAGGAAAATATCAATTTATTGAAGAACCAAGTCGCACTTTGGCGAATGGACAAAAACCTTATGCCTGGCTTTTACCCTGGAATTCTGTTGATGATGCCAAGGTATTGATTGCATTGCAGAAGGCGGGAATAAAGGTTCGTATGGCTGAAGAAGGCTTTGCTGTTGGAGGAGTTAGCTATCCCATTGGGTCATTATTGGTTTACAGAGCTGAAAATGAAAAGACTGTCAAGGAATTATCAACCAAAATATCAGAGATACAGAAGACATTAAAGAGCTACTTTTATGCGGTTAATGGAGGTTCAGTAGACAAGGGGAAAGACTTTGGTTCGTCAGTTTATCCGGTTTTGCCTATCCCAAAAGTGGCAGTCGTTGCCAGTTCTGAGGCTTCTGCTCAAAGCCTTGGTGAGGTGTGGCATTTTTTTGAACAAGAGCTAGGCTATTCTACAACTATGATCAATTTGGATGATGTAAGCAATTTGGATATTAATAAGGTGAATACTTTAATCTTTCCGGACGGGACCTATGGTGATAATATCAACCAAAAAGTACAGGATTGGGTTAAGACGGGCGGAAAACTGATTTTGATGGAAGATGCGATATTGAGAGTTGCAGGGAAGAAACCATTTGATATTCAAAAGAAAGAATACTTTAAGGACGAAATCTATGTTGATGGGGCATCAAAATACCAGAATAGAAAACAGATTAACTTATCCAATGCTATTCCGGGGGCTATTTTTAAAGTTGAGCTTGATCGTAGCCATCCAATTTCGGCAGGACTGGGCAATTGTTACTATACTTTAAAGACTGACGACAGGTTATATGAGTTTCTTAACCGGGGTTGGAATACAGGGGTTTTAAAGTCAGGCAGCTATGTTGCCGGTATTGCCGGCGAAGGAGTCCTTAAAAAACTCGGTAACGGGATGCTTTTTGGTGTGCAACCTGAGGGTAAAGGGGTGATCATATACCTTGGTTCGAGTGTACTTTTCCGTTCTTTTTGGGAAAATGGAAAGCTCATGTTTGTAAATTCTGTCTTTTTAGTGAATTAG
- a CDS encoding SusC/RagA family TonB-linked outer membrane protein, with protein MKKLLQSLFILMFVAGAAMAQDRTITGTVTAKDDGLPLPGVSVKVVGTSIGTSTDANGKYALKIASGPASIVFSSIGYLQQVVSVGSSNVVNVVLATDSKQLGEVVVTALGIKRETKALGYAAQSVKGEDLTKTDQGDVLKSLSGKIAGVQITSSSGTPGASSYIQLRGANSLTGNNQPLFVIDGSPIDNSQNYSGDPSDEKNNLLQGASNSNRGADIDPSDIESITVLKGPAAAAIYGIEAANGAIVITTKRGKAGKMQVDFNTGVSFDKVNRFPKLQNQWVKGTGGVITPFSSTNRYSWGPNAKDVSWNGIPNEYDIHGDVVLNTDPTAKIPFVPYDNLHSFFRTGSTFTNSVGVSGGNDVATYRASIGNMYSNSIVPLQNFQRTSITFAGDLKISEKLKLATSMTYITSDGNMPQQGSNLSGIMLGLTRTPISFDNSNGATRADDPKAFLFSNGLQRSYRNGIYDNPYWTINKNPYKTLLNRLIGNLQLDYTIGNGFSAMYRAGLDTYNDNRHQYYEIQSGAFTGGRVFDDRYTYRSINSDLILSYTKVINDKWRFDGKVGGNLYNRKLDELYTQGDGLVSPGFDNIYNASTLKSANFITPYRKGGVYYDLNLSYNNMLYLETTGRNDWTSTLPKGSNSFFYPSANFSFVFSELGEIKEGILSLGKIRASIAQVGKDPGPFKLNSYYVPTTFPDGYTSGISFPSNGFGSFGLDNILGNPNLKPEKTVAYELGVQLQFFNNRLGLDVTGYYSKGTDLIVQAPVSGASGYQYVTLNSGSIRNRGLEIQVTGTPVKNTDFEWDSFLNFSMNRSKVLSLAPGVEQITLNGFTGTVIAQLPNMPAGIIYGYGYTRDNGGNIVIDDRDNVGYPLTNTNIQKEIGNPNPKFLMGFGNTFTYKGLSLYALIDWKFKGDLWNGTRGSLAAIGTSDLTNNRNTLKQFPGVLGHLNDNGDLVHFDSNGNEVAGAGSANSLSVPLDQNWYLGDGGGFGNLNEAFVEDASFVKLREVSLSYNFSKLFNKGDKNPFVKGLTAGLFARNIIIWTPYHGIDPETSLTGATSSQGMDYFNNPGTSSYGLNLKFKF; from the coding sequence ATGAAAAAACTATTACAAAGTTTGTTCATTTTGATGTTTGTTGCAGGAGCTGCAATGGCACAAGATAGAACAATTACTGGTACGGTTACAGCAAAGGATGACGGGCTGCCGCTTCCGGGCGTATCAGTAAAAGTTGTTGGGACTTCGATTGGTACATCAACAGATGCGAATGGTAAGTATGCACTTAAAATTGCATCTGGGCCAGCTTCAATTGTATTTTCTTCGATTGGTTACCTACAGCAAGTTGTCTCGGTCGGCTCTTCAAATGTAGTAAATGTGGTTTTGGCAACAGACTCAAAACAACTTGGAGAGGTTGTGGTTACGGCTTTAGGTATTAAAAGGGAAACAAAAGCCCTTGGTTATGCTGCTCAAAGTGTTAAAGGTGAAGATTTGACTAAAACCGACCAAGGAGATGTTTTAAAGTCTCTCTCTGGTAAGATTGCTGGTGTACAAATTACATCTTCATCGGGTACACCCGGGGCTTCTAGCTATATTCAGTTAAGGGGGGCCAATTCATTGACAGGAAATAATCAGCCTTTATTTGTGATTGACGGGAGTCCGATTGACAACTCTCAGAATTATTCCGGAGACCCTTCAGATGAGAAGAACAATTTATTGCAAGGAGCTTCTAATTCCAACAGGGGAGCGGATATTGATCCGAGTGATATTGAAAGTATTACGGTGTTAAAAGGTCCAGCTGCTGCGGCTATTTACGGTATTGAGGCTGCAAATGGCGCAATTGTTATTACTACAAAAAGAGGTAAAGCCGGTAAAATGCAGGTTGACTTTAATACCGGGGTTTCTTTTGATAAGGTAAATAGGTTCCCTAAACTTCAAAATCAATGGGTTAAAGGTACTGGTGGAGTCATTACCCCTTTTTCTTCAACTAACCGTTATTCCTGGGGGCCAAATGCGAAAGATGTATCCTGGAATGGAATACCTAATGAGTACGATATTCATGGTGATGTTGTTTTGAACACAGATCCAACTGCTAAGATCCCTTTTGTTCCTTATGATAATCTCCATAGCTTTTTCAGGACTGGGTCTACTTTTACTAATTCAGTTGGTGTGAGCGGGGGTAATGATGTTGCAACTTATAGAGCTTCAATCGGCAATATGTACTCGAACTCTATTGTCCCATTGCAGAATTTTCAAAGGACGTCTATAACCTTTGCAGGCGATCTGAAAATATCTGAAAAGCTAAAGTTAGCTACCAGCATGACCTATATAACTAGTGATGGTAATATGCCTCAGCAAGGTAGTAACCTGTCAGGTATTATGCTCGGGTTAACCAGGACGCCTATCTCATTTGATAACTCGAATGGGGCGACTAGAGCTGATGATCCAAAAGCTTTTTTGTTTAGTAATGGTTTGCAGCGGTCTTATCGGAATGGAATTTATGATAACCCTTACTGGACAATTAATAAAAACCCGTATAAAACTTTGTTGAATAGATTGATTGGGAATCTGCAGTTAGATTATACTATTGGGAATGGATTTAGTGCTATGTATAGAGCTGGTTTAGATACTTATAATGACAATCGTCACCAGTACTATGAGATTCAATCCGGGGCTTTTACTGGTGGTCGGGTATTTGATGATCGGTATACCTATAGAAGTATCAACTCTGATTTGATTTTAAGTTATACAAAAGTAATTAATGATAAATGGCGGTTTGATGGAAAAGTAGGGGGTAACCTATACAATAGGAAGCTGGATGAATTGTATACACAGGGAGACGGATTGGTTTCACCTGGATTTGATAACATCTATAATGCGAGTACGCTTAAGTCGGCAAATTTTATCACACCTTATCGAAAAGGTGGGGTTTATTATGACCTTAATTTGTCTTACAACAATATGTTGTATCTGGAAACGACAGGTAGAAATGACTGGACGTCTACGTTACCAAAAGGAAGTAATTCCTTCTTTTATCCTTCAGCAAATTTTAGTTTTGTATTTTCTGAACTAGGAGAGATCAAAGAGGGAATTCTAAGTTTGGGTAAAATAAGGGCGTCGATAGCACAGGTTGGTAAAGATCCAGGACCTTTTAAGTTGAATTCTTATTATGTGCCAACTACATTTCCTGATGGCTATACGAGTGGTATTTCTTTCCCTTCAAATGGTTTTGGTTCGTTTGGCTTAGACAATATATTAGGAAATCCCAATTTAAAACCTGAAAAGACCGTAGCCTATGAGTTGGGGGTACAGCTGCAGTTTTTTAACAATCGCTTGGGCTTGGATGTAACAGGCTATTATAGCAAAGGTACTGATCTGATTGTGCAGGCTCCAGTATCAGGGGCATCAGGCTACCAATATGTAACTTTAAATTCAGGGTCTATCAGAAACAGAGGTTTGGAGATTCAGGTTACGGGGACTCCGGTTAAAAATACAGATTTTGAATGGGATAGCTTTCTTAATTTTAGTATGAATAGAAGCAAGGTGTTGTCACTTGCACCTGGTGTAGAGCAAATTACTCTTAATGGTTTTACGGGGACTGTTATTGCTCAATTGCCAAATATGCCAGCAGGTATAATTTATGGTTATGGATATACAAGAGATAATGGTGGAAATATCGTCATCGATGATCGTGATAATGTGGGTTATCCTTTAACAAACACGAATATTCAGAAGGAAATAGGTAATCCTAATCCTAAATTTTTGATGGGTTTTGGTAATACGTTTACTTATAAAGGCTTGTCTTTGTATGCATTGATTGACTGGAAATTTAAAGGAGATCTTTGGAATGGTACCAGAGGATCATTGGCGGCAATTGGCACATCGGATTTGACTAATAATAGGAATACGTTGAAGCAATTTCCTGGTGTGTTGGGTCACCTGAATGACAACGGTGATTTGGTACATTTTGATAGTAATGGTAATGAAGTTGCCGGGGCCGGATCGGCAAATTCACTCAGTGTTCCTTTGGATCAAAATTGGTATTTAGGAGACGGCGGTGGTTTTGGAAACTTAAATGAAGCTTTTGTTGAGGATGCATCTTTTGTGAAATTAAGAGAAGTTTCATTGTCCTACAATTTCAGTAAGTTGTTTAATAAAGGAGACAAAAATCCATTTGTTAAAGGATTAACTGCGGGGCTTTTCGCCAGAAACATAATCATTTGGACTCCATACCATGGAATAGACCCAGAGACAAGTTTAACGGGGGCAACAAGCTCTCAGGGGATGGATTATTTTAATAATCCCGGGACTTCCAGTTATGGTTTGAACCTGAAATTTAAGTTTTAA
- a CDS encoding gliding motility lipoprotein GldH, translating into MNNRKVLLLFSIVFTLLFSGCDTNNIVDSNQAMPSRNWSYADKVKVMVDITDSSKPYNIYFKLRHTADYRYSNIFVLLNVKNGQKKRSRRYEFKLAQPDGQWNGSGSGNLYTYAFPLLTQFKFPAPGKYELELEQNMRDNPLKEISDVGIKVSLVN; encoded by the coding sequence ATGAATAATCGTAAAGTTTTACTTTTGTTTTCGATCGTTTTTACATTGTTGTTTAGCGGTTGTGATACCAATAATATTGTCGATAGTAATCAGGCCATGCCCTCACGTAACTGGAGTTATGCCGATAAGGTGAAGGTAATGGTTGATATTACAGATAGCAGTAAGCCCTATAATATTTACTTTAAATTAAGGCATACCGCTGATTACAGATATTCGAATATTTTTGTCCTGCTCAATGTGAAAAATGGACAAAAAAAGCGCAGCAGACGTTATGAATTTAAGCTGGCGCAACCTGATGGCCAATGGAATGGATCTGGATCCGGAAACTTATATACTTATGCTTTTCCGCTGCTAACCCAGTTTAAATTCCCGGCTCCAGGAAAATACGAATTAGAATTGGAACAGAATATGCGCGACAATCCCCTTAAGGAAATAAGTGATGTTGGCATAAAGGTCTCGCTCGTGAATTAA
- a CDS encoding SusD/RagB family nutrient-binding outer membrane lipoprotein, translating into MKFLNLNKAARTGLILLIGTMGLVTSCKKGYFYDGINDDPSQLKNPVPSSLLPGIIQSTGYLCGGDASRFVSIFMQQTTGDANQSVSAGRYAVSPDDVDNMWTAGLYGGGIMNNANSMINIANTLNQGHYGAIAKILMAHNLGLAADLWGDVPYSNAFMGLANLQPAYDPQQQVYVAIDKLLTDAITSLGASDGSKFQPGSEDLMFKGDLTKWLRFAHSLRAKFFLHLAKRDRSYYDKALLEVSTGFLPGESASVLFAGTSLPTQNPWFQFNDQRGDIIFTGYIFDLMDTASDPRLDVYSDGDEGLGTLYGSEDSPVVLMSYDELRFIEAECQFQKTAQNKAAAALAYNAAVSANLLRTIGDATYAATVAKTAGNIALADIMTQKYVALFLSPEVWTDWRRTGIPALVAPAGSALGGALPRSLLYPSGEQRNNSNSPKNTSMLKRVWWDVP; encoded by the coding sequence ATGAAATTTTTAAATCTAAATAAAGCAGCAAGAACTGGCTTAATCTTGCTTATCGGGACGATGGGCTTGGTTACTTCTTGCAAAAAGGGATATTTTTATGATGGGATTAATGATGATCCTTCACAATTAAAGAATCCGGTACCTTCTAGTCTTTTGCCTGGTATTATACAATCTACAGGGTATTTGTGTGGTGGAGATGCTTCGAGGTTTGTGTCTATTTTTATGCAGCAAACCACCGGTGATGCAAATCAGTCTGTATCGGCTGGCCGTTATGCGGTTTCTCCTGATGATGTAGATAATATGTGGACCGCAGGTTTGTATGGAGGTGGTATTATGAATAATGCTAATTCAATGATTAATATAGCGAATACTTTAAATCAAGGTCATTATGGAGCTATTGCAAAAATATTGATGGCGCATAATCTAGGTTTGGCTGCTGACCTATGGGGTGATGTACCTTACAGTAATGCTTTCATGGGGCTTGCTAATTTACAACCCGCATATGATCCTCAACAACAGGTTTATGTTGCTATTGATAAATTGCTTACCGATGCGATTACTAGTCTTGGAGCCTCGGACGGTAGTAAATTTCAGCCAGGATCAGAGGATCTAATGTTTAAAGGGGATTTGACTAAATGGTTAAGGTTTGCACATTCTTTAAGGGCGAAGTTTTTTCTCCATTTGGCAAAAAGGGATAGATCGTATTATGATAAAGCACTGCTGGAGGTTTCTACAGGGTTTTTACCTGGAGAAAGCGCATCAGTATTGTTTGCCGGTACAAGTTTGCCAACGCAAAATCCATGGTTTCAGTTTAATGATCAGCGTGGTGATATTATTTTTACCGGATATATTTTTGATTTAATGGACACTGCTTCAGATCCGCGTTTGGATGTATATAGCGATGGTGATGAAGGTCTCGGTACTTTGTATGGAAGTGAAGATTCTCCGGTTGTATTGATGAGCTATGATGAATTAAGGTTTATTGAAGCAGAATGTCAATTTCAGAAAACAGCACAAAATAAGGCAGCTGCGGCTTTGGCTTATAATGCTGCGGTTAGCGCAAACCTATTAAGAACAATCGGTGATGCAACTTACGCCGCTACAGTTGCAAAAACAGCGGGTAATATTGCGCTTGCCGATATTATGACACAGAAGTATGTGGCACTGTTTTTAAGTCCTGAGGTTTGGACTGATTGGAGAAGAACTGGTATTCCTGCTTTGGTTGCTCCCGCCGGGAGTGCTTTAGGAGGCGCATTACCAAGATCTCTTCTTTATCCTTCTGGTGAACAAAGAAATAATTCTAATTCTCCAAAAAATACAAGCATGTTGAAACGCGTATGGTGGGACGTGCCATAA